A window from Marinagarivorans cellulosilyticus encodes these proteins:
- the tssC gene encoding type VI secretion system contractile sheath large subunit — MSNDALETSTEAGAEAAEGASVSLLEQAISATKQTAPDETQDLIANLTAQALKGTVTWDRSLTNTINKAIVAIDQAMSKQLSAILHQEKFQKLEGSWRGLHHLVTNSQTGKSLKIRMLNVSKKELSRDLEKAVEFDQSQTFKRIYEDEFGTAGGEPFSTLIGDFEFGNNPVDIDLLTNMSHVAAAGFCPFVTAAGSEMFGFDEYTELTKPRDLASAFESQEYIKWRSFRASDDSRFVSLVMPRVLSRTPYGANTNAIEAFNFEEFEVDSSGMAKPAEHNEYCWSNAAYVMGTTLTHAFAETAWCTAIRGAEGGGKVEGLPTHLFKSDDGDVDQKCPTEIGITDRREAELSSLGFLPLCHYKNTDYSVFFGSQTAHEPKVYGDPNATANASISARLPYIMATSRIAHYLKVMARDKVGSFMQASECERWLNKWISQYTNPNPDASADMKIKYPLQEARVEVKEIPGQPGAYNAVAYLKPWLQMEELTASMRLVANIPAKS, encoded by the coding sequence ATGAGTAACGACGCCCTTGAAACAAGCACTGAAGCCGGTGCAGAAGCTGCCGAAGGTGCTTCGGTAAGCTTACTTGAGCAAGCTATTAGCGCAACCAAACAAACAGCCCCAGATGAAACCCAAGACTTGATTGCTAACTTAACAGCACAAGCGCTTAAGGGCACCGTCACATGGGATCGCAGCTTAACCAATACAATCAATAAAGCGATTGTTGCCATTGATCAGGCAATGTCTAAGCAGCTGAGTGCTATTTTACACCAAGAAAAATTTCAAAAATTGGAAGGCTCTTGGCGCGGTTTGCACCACTTAGTGACCAATTCTCAAACCGGTAAATCATTAAAGATTCGCATGCTTAACGTCAGCAAAAAAGAGCTGTCTCGCGATCTTGAAAAAGCTGTTGAGTTTGACCAAAGCCAAACATTCAAACGCATTTACGAAGACGAATTTGGTACCGCCGGTGGCGAGCCGTTTTCTACCCTTATTGGCGACTTCGAATTCGGCAACAACCCTGTCGATATCGACTTGCTAACCAACATGTCTCACGTAGCTGCAGCGGGCTTCTGCCCATTCGTAACAGCTGCTGGTTCAGAAATGTTTGGCTTTGACGAGTACACCGAACTTACCAAGCCGCGCGACCTTGCCAGCGCATTTGAATCACAAGAATACATTAAATGGCGCAGCTTCCGTGCCAGCGACGATTCGCGTTTTGTTTCTTTGGTTATGCCTCGCGTTTTATCACGCACGCCTTATGGTGCCAATACAAATGCAATCGAAGCTTTCAACTTCGAAGAGTTTGAAGTTGATAGCTCAGGCATGGCTAAACCAGCTGAGCACAACGAATACTGCTGGTCTAATGCCGCTTACGTAATGGGCACTACATTAACGCACGCCTTTGCCGAAACGGCTTGGTGTACAGCCATTCGCGGTGCGGAAGGTGGCGGTAAAGTTGAAGGCTTACCCACTCACCTCTTTAAAAGTGATGATGGTGACGTTGATCAGAAATGTCCGACCGAAATTGGCATTACCGATCGCCGTGAAGCAGAGTTATCGTCTTTGGGCTTCTTGCCTTTGTGTCACTACAAAAATACCGATTACTCTGTATTTTTTGGCTCACAAACAGCGCACGAACCCAAAGTGTACGGCGACCCTAATGCCACAGCGAATGCCAGCATTTCAGCTCGCTTGCCTTACATCATGGCGACCTCACGTATTGCCCACTACTTAAAAGTTATGGCGCGAGACAAAGTGGGTTCGTTCATGCAGGCCAGTGAGTGTGAGCGTTGGTTGAATAAGTGGATTTCGCAATACACTAACCCCAACCCAGATGCTAGCGCGGACATGAAAATCAAGTACCCGCTACAAGAAGCACGCGTTGAAGTAAAAGAAATTCCTGGCCAGCCAGGTGCTTACAACGCAGTGGCCTACTTGAAGCCTTGGTTGCAAATGGAAGAGCTTACAGCGTCTATGCGCTTAGTGGCCAACATTCCAGCCAAGAGCTAA
- the tssB gene encoding type VI secretion system contractile sheath small subunit gives MSESIHNKLKRVRKPRVHITYDVEASGGTAERELPFVAGVMGDYSGDNAGIRKPLKERKFAQIDGENFNDVMGKVNPKLELQVENTLAGDGSKMSVDLDFKQMDDFSPEAIVDQVEPLKNLLAARNKLRDLMSKADRSEDLERVLEEILQNTDNVANLSKELGLEKKEGEAE, from the coding sequence ATGTCTGAAAGCATCCACAATAAACTGAAGCGCGTACGCAAGCCGCGCGTACATATCACCTACGATGTAGAAGCTAGCGGTGGAACCGCAGAAAGGGAACTCCCTTTCGTAGCTGGCGTAATGGGCGATTACTCTGGTGATAACGCCGGTATCCGCAAGCCGTTGAAAGAGCGTAAGTTCGCGCAAATCGATGGTGAAAACTTCAACGACGTAATGGGTAAAGTTAACCCAAAGCTCGAACTACAAGTCGAAAACACCCTCGCTGGCGACGGTTCAAAAATGTCTGTTGATCTCGACTTCAAACAAATGGATGATTTTTCTCCTGAAGCTATTGTTGATCAAGTAGAGCCACTTAAAAACTTGTTGGCTGCACGCAATAAACTACGCGACCTAATGAGCAAAGCAGACCGCTCTGAAGACTTAGAGCGTGTACTAGAAGAGATTCTTCAAAATACCGATAACGTTGCCAATCTGTCAAAAGAACTTGGCTTAGAGAAAAAAGAAGGGGAAGCTGAATAA
- the tssC gene encoding type VI secretion system contractile sheath large subunit: MIPSSQDTNAVDKPVINNESIINYDHLFAANNTPTSVSIEHFIDEPSDRGALEIWAKLCDLTSTTYSLADLLTEQIAELDELINEQINAILHHKRFQEMESRWLGLWHLVDESSHAKNIKIKLLDVSWRDLCRDIERASDFEHTRLFHLIYNQEFGMAGGEPYTVLIGDYAVAHKPTKNTPHDDVYTLQIMSHIAAAAFAPFICSAAPELFGIDSFEDLNPQIEFRQVFSHPEYIRWNSLRAQEDSRFIALTMPSVLMRQPLNTHFSAWGNFRFQEHCQGNNNQKYLWGNSSFAFATILIREFADVGWFSHIRGVPRDHAGGGLLTSFAAPHYTTDSSPTRTKSVTPAILTDSMERQLSELGFITLSQGYNSPFAAFTNCPSIQQPHNYGNKSANANARISSMLQHILCGSRFAQYVKVIIREKVGSFNSAEDCQRTLQKWFDQYTSGRDDMGWEMLARKPLRRARVQVMETPGQMEVYQCVIYLKNHYTVDHLVAELKLSTSISKSAVGQN; the protein is encoded by the coding sequence ATGATACCTTCCAGCCAAGACACCAACGCCGTTGATAAGCCAGTTATCAACAACGAAAGTATCATAAATTACGATCACCTCTTCGCAGCCAACAATACACCCACCAGCGTCAGCATTGAGCATTTCATTGATGAGCCCTCAGACCGAGGCGCGCTAGAAATTTGGGCCAAGCTCTGCGACCTAACAAGCACAACATACTCGCTAGCGGATTTACTCACAGAGCAAATCGCCGAACTTGACGAGCTAATCAACGAACAAATCAACGCAATACTGCACCACAAGCGCTTTCAAGAAATGGAAAGCCGATGGTTGGGGCTGTGGCATTTAGTAGACGAATCAAGTCACGCTAAAAATATTAAAATTAAACTATTGGATGTCAGCTGGCGAGACTTATGCCGCGATATTGAGCGCGCTTCCGATTTTGAACACACGCGCTTGTTTCACCTTATTTACAACCAAGAATTCGGCATGGCCGGTGGCGAGCCTTACACTGTATTAATCGGCGATTATGCCGTCGCACATAAGCCGACAAAAAATACACCGCACGACGACGTATACACCTTGCAAATTATGTCGCACATTGCGGCGGCCGCCTTTGCGCCCTTTATTTGCAGTGCTGCGCCAGAGTTATTCGGTATCGATAGCTTTGAGGACCTCAACCCTCAAATCGAATTTCGGCAAGTATTTTCACACCCAGAATATATCCGCTGGAACAGCCTGAGAGCGCAAGAAGACTCACGCTTTATTGCCTTAACCATGCCTTCAGTACTTATGCGCCAGCCATTAAATACGCACTTTTCTGCGTGGGGCAACTTTCGCTTCCAAGAGCACTGCCAAGGCAATAACAACCAAAAGTATTTATGGGGTAATAGCAGCTTCGCTTTTGCCACCATACTCATTCGTGAGTTTGCTGATGTCGGTTGGTTTTCACATATTCGTGGCGTACCGCGTGACCACGCCGGCGGCGGGTTACTCACCAGTTTTGCCGCACCCCACTACACAACAGACTCAAGCCCAACACGCACCAAAAGCGTAACGCCTGCAATTCTTACAGATTCGATGGAGCGGCAACTGAGCGAATTAGGGTTTATTACTTTATCCCAAGGCTACAACTCCCCTTTCGCTGCATTTACCAACTGCCCTTCTATTCAGCAACCGCATAACTACGGCAATAAATCAGCCAATGCTAATGCGCGCATAAGTAGTATGTTGCAACATATTTTATGCGGCTCACGTTTTGCCCAATACGTAAAAGTTATTATTCGAGAAAAGGTCGGCTCTTTTAACAGCGCTGAAGATTGCCAACGCACGCTGCAAAAATGGTTTGATCAATACACCTCTGGCCGCGATGACATGGGCTGGGAAATGCTCGCCCGAAAACCCTTACGGCGTGCACGCGTTCAGGTTATGGAGACCCCAGGCCAAATGGAGGTATACCAGTGTGTTATTTATTTGAAAAACCACTACACAGTCGACCATCTTGTTGCCGAGCTTAAGCTTTCTACTTCTATTAGCAAAAGCGCTGTTGGGCAAAACTAA
- the tssA gene encoding type VI secretion system protein TssA — protein MPLDYIIDLDQLLAPISDEQPHGIDIREDRSPTSSFYRIKDARNEGRSAEKSALLDPDVDTVAPWQTVISEAESILTTKSKDIEVTCWLIEGMIRLYGFPGLRDGMVLLDKLVDQYWDNLYPEPDEDGIETKVIPITGLNGESGEGTLLTPMRNALLCDPYTDTPFTFWEYQQAHAADNIPDAKEKASRNDELGYSLNSIQNSIMMGDGKFFTQFIETLEEAQSAYQHLGESLRTHCGHDTPPSSNISNLLDEIVRTCKFIFKDKLVVPKAAQAPVDAPASNTDNTPQTSAGTEQVVTTIVREGAIVDREDALRRLTDVAEYFRRYEPHTPIGPGLERMIKWGRMTVAELMAELLPDDQAKGIYSQLTGVMLDGSDTQGYVAPPVTAKPAAPSAAAPAPAKPEAPAEPAAAEKSGGW, from the coding sequence GTGCCGCTTGATTACATTATCGACCTTGATCAGTTACTTGCTCCTATTTCTGATGAGCAACCCCACGGTATAGATATCCGTGAAGACCGCTCTCCGACGTCTAGCTTTTACCGCATTAAAGATGCGCGTAACGAGGGCCGTAGCGCAGAAAAGTCCGCCCTCTTAGACCCAGATGTCGATACCGTCGCCCCGTGGCAAACAGTTATTAGCGAAGCTGAAAGCATTCTTACCACCAAAAGCAAAGACATCGAAGTGACTTGCTGGTTAATTGAGGGCATGATTCGCCTGTACGGCTTTCCGGGTTTGCGCGATGGTATGGTTTTACTGGATAAACTGGTTGATCAGTACTGGGATAACCTCTACCCAGAACCCGACGAAGATGGCATAGAAACTAAGGTTATTCCTATTACCGGCCTCAACGGTGAAAGCGGTGAAGGCACCTTGTTAACGCCCATGCGTAACGCGCTTTTATGCGATCCCTACACCGATACGCCTTTTACTTTTTGGGAATACCAGCAAGCTCACGCAGCCGACAACATCCCTGACGCGAAAGAAAAAGCCAGCCGCAACGATGAACTTGGCTACAGCTTAAACTCGATCCAAAACAGCATAATGATGGGTGACGGTAAATTCTTCACCCAATTCATCGAAACCTTAGAAGAAGCGCAAAGCGCTTATCAGCATCTTGGCGAATCCTTGCGCACGCATTGTGGCCACGATACGCCACCGAGCAGCAACATCAGTAACCTGCTCGACGAAATTGTCCGCACCTGCAAATTTATCTTTAAAGATAAATTAGTTGTGCCCAAAGCGGCACAGGCACCCGTCGATGCGCCCGCAAGCAATACTGATAACACACCACAAACAAGCGCAGGCACAGAGCAAGTGGTAACAACCATTGTGCGCGAAGGCGCTATTGTAGACAGAGAAGACGCGCTGCGCCGCTTGACCGATGTTGCCGAATACTTTCGTCGCTACGAGCCACACACACCGATAGGGCCAGGCCTTGAGCGCATGATCAAATGGGGCCGCATGACCGTCGCCGAGCTAATGGCCGAGCTGCTTCCCGACGATCAAGCCAAAGGCATTTATTCGCAGCTAACCGGCGTAATGCTAGACGGCTCGGATACACAAGGCTATGTCGCACCACCGGTCACAGCTAAGCCAGCAGCACCAAGCGCCGCGGCACCAGCGCCAGCCAAACCCGAAGCGCCAGCAGAACCCGCTGCCGCAGAGAAAAGCGGCGGTTGGTAA
- the icmH gene encoding type IVB secretion system protein IcmH/DotU, whose translation MSDSPFHNNSGQNHTVLVPRPGAATVVPGGAQSSGPAHNPAPNIVTPSHQHSDAPKAEANSLPSAALTLLSLIANLQATPHHDNVPNLHKHITEEIKNFERTASNVGVSQNTLLAARYLLCSALDEVVLNTPWGSQSGWSQHSLLSLFHKETSGGEKSFVILQKMMEAPGQNIEILELFFHCFSLGFMGKYRFNRSGKAELEQIQDNLYATLRAHRPDFESDLSPNWQTTTNTKPGLAKYIPLWVIVCIGLAILVMSFSGFRYWLYQSSVPVNQTIETEMLDSQQSNKTRKLID comes from the coding sequence ATGAGCGACAGCCCTTTTCACAATAATAGCGGTCAAAACCACACGGTATTGGTTCCTCGCCCCGGCGCTGCCACAGTAGTGCCAGGCGGCGCACAATCGAGTGGTCCCGCCCATAATCCAGCACCCAATATTGTTACGCCGTCGCATCAGCACAGCGATGCACCGAAAGCCGAAGCAAACTCACTGCCTTCGGCTGCGTTAACGTTGCTATCGCTGATTGCTAATCTGCAAGCGACGCCCCATCACGATAACGTGCCCAATTTGCACAAACACATTACCGAAGAGATTAAAAACTTCGAACGCACCGCAAGCAATGTTGGGGTTTCGCAAAATACTTTACTCGCAGCACGCTATTTATTGTGTTCCGCACTGGACGAAGTCGTGCTCAACACCCCTTGGGGCAGCCAAAGCGGCTGGAGCCAGCACTCGTTATTAAGCTTGTTTCACAAAGAAACCTCCGGCGGCGAAAAATCGTTTGTAATACTGCAAAAAATGATGGAAGCACCCGGGCAAAACATCGAAATACTAGAGCTTTTCTTTCACTGCTTTAGCTTGGGCTTTATGGGAAAATATCGCTTCAACCGCAGCGGCAAGGCCGAATTAGAACAAATTCAAGATAACCTTTATGCCACCTTGCGCGCGCACCGCCCAGACTTCGAAAGCGATTTATCCCCCAATTGGCAGACAACAACTAATACTAAACCCGGCTTAGCGAAATACATCCCGCTGTGGGTCATCGTTTGTATTGGGCTTGCTATTTTGGTTATGAGCTTTAGCGGTTTTCGTTATTGGCTGTACCAATCCAGCGTACCGGTTAATCAAACCATAGAAACCGAGATGCTCGACAGCCAGCAATCGAACAAGACACGAAAGCTTATCGACTAA
- the tagF gene encoding type VI secretion system-associated protein TagF has translation MNKSLGFFGKVPAHGDFIERGLPQPFVNAMDEWLQGAISCSQGALGNDWLSSYLTCPLWRFGFGEGALDDKQWLGVLCPSVDSVGRYFPLVIATQLKHGNIFAAFQKNSAWFDAVENLALSVLENGLPADEIENQLHMTPAIEQEDNQPSKIEQYGWLVHGNSAEAYGHLLSASHTQSAVSLWETRGGEAQSATTFVAKSMPPAHYYTLFLTGRWQLHQHTF, from the coding sequence GTGAATAAATCGTTAGGTTTTTTTGGCAAGGTCCCTGCACACGGAGACTTTATTGAACGCGGCTTGCCGCAGCCATTTGTGAATGCGATGGACGAATGGCTACAAGGCGCAATTTCTTGCAGCCAAGGCGCTCTAGGTAATGACTGGCTATCGAGCTATCTCACTTGCCCGCTGTGGCGCTTTGGTTTTGGTGAAGGTGCGCTTGATGACAAACAATGGCTAGGGGTTTTATGCCCCAGCGTTGACAGTGTTGGCCGTTACTTTCCTTTAGTGATAGCAACGCAATTAAAGCACGGCAATATTTTTGCAGCCTTCCAAAAAAATAGCGCTTGGTTTGATGCCGTTGAAAACCTGGCGTTATCGGTGCTAGAAAACGGCCTGCCTGCGGATGAAATTGAAAACCAGTTGCATATGACTCCCGCCATAGAACAAGAAGATAACCAACCCAGCAAAATTGAGCAGTATGGCTGGTTAGTGCACGGGAACAGTGCCGAAGCCTACGGCCATTTACTGAGCGCTAGCCATACTCAATCGGCTGTAAGCTTGTGGGAAACGCGCGGCGGCGAAGCTCAAAGTGCAACAACATTTGTAGCCAAGAGCATGCCCCCGGCCCACTATTACACACTATTTTTAACAGGCCGCTGGCAACTGCATCAGCATACCTTCTGA
- the tssM gene encoding type VI secretion system membrane subunit TssM, with amino-acid sequence MKSFFKFITNKWVIGIIGLIAFSFFIWLVGDFVKFGEDNASLSSTHRIIIIVLAWIIWLTWMISRALFERSQNKQLFNSIEQQADDDGLSASDEKSMMEADELNGRFQDALQKLQVSRSSFFGNTRSLYQLPWYIIIGPPGSGKTTALVNSGLEFPLADATGEHKLKGVGGTRNCDWWFTNEAILIDTAGRYTTQDSHKVVDQSSWTTFLDLLKKFRNRRPINGILLTVSLQDLLLSTPEQRQLQAKTLRTRIDEIQNHLGIRAPVYMMLTKADLIAGFSEFFAGLSKSERNQVWGMTLSLTAEQPASMFRHEFSLLIKRLNQRVLSLVNNERIVARKSRIQNFPQRMAELSEPLHEFIYQTFSANRFGTTPLLRGVYLSSGTQEGMPIDRMMAHMNSAFNVKTSASAQENTGKSFFVYTLFKDVIFPESELVGSNVRVERFIKWGRRGAIAAIFAAIVGSITVWTTAVGQNKSLLNTVDAAVKEHDQAEKNAGQGIEQLLAALNPLRKASNVYNQSEQSYLTGLGLYSDGVDEAADALYQTKLNTLLLPYFAKLLTRELRTIPADDARLLSTLKTYLMLFNPEHQDNEHIIAFAQDYAISHLPATDEQLLQWLEHLKQLLTEPLSTELTMDELTVAKARQKALQIPPALRLYDAIKTTPQFSQPVDLYRQIGGDTYLLFGISNQSPLFKMPAAFMKSGFDKIDLSTESPLADGYFNQHWIWGAEQQSLSEKQKLEVAEQLERLYLTDYASQWQTLMNGLSFNEATNLNQLSDQLYELSNPASSPLKAIIEITSENTKFTNIIDGVQDENVRVGMVGAKPKVSIAQVARSAKSKVAGAWNDKQQRNLVEKQFTEIHALTVKSERAPAPLDDYLAVIGELNEYLLGISASPDPDEAAFNAVQKRFMGQSDDPIRKLQLKAKHAPRPLSGWLNNLSRNSWQLLVGYSKRHLDRAWRYQVVPECQKTIDNRFPFTPSSSLDTHAMAFNDFFGNSGSLQMFFDQYLTDLIDQRRWTLKTVDGMTFPISSSTLRQLERVQSIRKAFFSGGDVASAQLQVTPSKLSSNVRLFTLEIGGTPMSYSHGPRTPKNIRWTLGETTRARILFEDLDEAIHQMQYDGDWAWYRLIADMKNSPSGRIGARKITFKQNGHEATYQFVSNSGEDPLDMTLFTRFKCPESL; translated from the coding sequence ATGAAATCGTTTTTTAAATTTATTACCAATAAATGGGTTATCGGCATTATTGGTTTAATCGCTTTTTCTTTCTTTATTTGGCTAGTCGGTGACTTTGTTAAATTTGGGGAGGATAACGCCAGTCTCAGCAGTACTCACCGCATTATCATTATTGTACTCGCGTGGATTATTTGGCTAACGTGGATGATTAGCCGCGCATTGTTCGAGCGTAGCCAAAACAAGCAACTTTTTAACAGTATCGAGCAGCAAGCTGACGACGACGGCCTATCGGCCAGCGACGAAAAGTCTATGATGGAAGCGGACGAACTTAACGGCCGATTTCAAGATGCACTACAAAAGCTACAGGTTTCTCGCTCTTCCTTTTTTGGCAATACCCGTAGCCTGTACCAACTCCCTTGGTACATTATTATTGGCCCGCCAGGTTCAGGAAAAACAACCGCACTGGTCAATTCGGGTTTGGAATTCCCACTTGCCGATGCTACAGGCGAGCACAAATTAAAAGGCGTAGGCGGTACCCGTAACTGTGACTGGTGGTTTACCAACGAAGCCATTCTTATCGATACCGCAGGGCGCTACACCACCCAGGACAGCCACAAAGTGGTGGACCAATCCTCTTGGACGACCTTCCTCGATTTACTGAAAAAATTCCGAAATAGACGCCCAATAAATGGCATTCTATTAACGGTAAGCTTACAAGATCTACTACTAAGTACGCCCGAGCAACGCCAACTGCAGGCCAAAACACTGCGCACCCGTATCGATGAAATTCAAAACCACCTAGGCATTCGCGCCCCGGTTTACATGATGTTAACCAAAGCCGATTTAATCGCGGGCTTCAGTGAATTTTTTGCCGGCTTATCGAAATCAGAACGCAACCAAGTTTGGGGCATGACGCTATCCCTTACCGCTGAACAACCAGCCAGCATGTTCCGCCACGAATTCAGTTTATTAATTAAGCGTCTTAATCAACGCGTCTTAAGCTTGGTAAACAACGAGCGCATCGTGGCGCGAAAGTCACGCATTCAAAACTTCCCACAACGCATGGCCGAGCTAAGCGAGCCGTTACACGAATTCATTTATCAAACGTTTTCAGCTAACCGCTTTGGTACCACACCGCTTCTGCGCGGGGTATATTTATCCAGCGGAACCCAAGAAGGCATGCCCATCGACCGAATGATGGCGCATATGAATTCTGCCTTTAATGTTAAAACTTCAGCCAGCGCTCAAGAAAATACAGGCAAAAGCTTTTTTGTTTATACACTATTCAAAGACGTCATCTTTCCGGAATCAGAATTGGTGGGCAGTAACGTCCGCGTTGAGCGTTTTATTAAATGGGGGCGAAGAGGCGCTATTGCCGCGATATTCGCTGCCATTGTCGGCTCTATAACCGTGTGGACAACCGCCGTTGGGCAAAATAAATCCCTGCTGAATACCGTAGATGCCGCAGTCAAAGAACACGACCAAGCCGAAAAAAATGCAGGCCAAGGCATCGAGCAGCTCCTAGCTGCACTTAACCCCCTACGCAAAGCCAGCAATGTGTACAACCAAAGCGAACAATCGTATTTAACCGGCCTAGGGCTATATAGTGACGGCGTCGACGAAGCCGCCGATGCTCTTTACCAAACCAAGCTTAATACACTTCTACTCCCTTACTTTGCCAAATTATTAACCCGCGAATTGCGCACAATACCGGCTGATGACGCGAGGTTGCTTAGCACATTAAAAACCTACTTAATGCTGTTTAATCCAGAACACCAAGACAACGAACACATTATTGCCTTTGCACAGGATTACGCCATTAGCCACTTGCCGGCAACAGATGAACAGCTGCTGCAATGGTTAGAACATCTTAAACAATTGCTAACCGAGCCACTGTCAACAGAACTAACAATGGATGAGCTTACCGTTGCTAAAGCTCGTCAAAAAGCCCTGCAAATCCCACCGGCTTTGCGTTTGTATGACGCAATCAAAACAACACCACAATTTTCTCAGCCGGTAGATTTATACCGCCAAATTGGCGGCGATACTTATTTACTATTTGGTATCTCAAATCAATCACCACTGTTTAAAATGCCTGCTGCGTTTATGAAGTCGGGTTTTGACAAAATTGATTTATCGACCGAATCACCACTGGCTGACGGTTACTTTAACCAACACTGGATCTGGGGCGCAGAACAACAAAGCTTGTCAGAAAAACAAAAACTGGAAGTTGCCGAGCAGTTAGAACGCTTATATCTCACCGACTATGCTAGTCAGTGGCAAACGTTAATGAATGGCTTAAGCTTTAATGAGGCGACCAACCTCAATCAGCTATCCGACCAGCTGTATGAGCTATCAAACCCTGCTTCATCACCGCTAAAAGCCATTATTGAAATTACCAGTGAAAATACCAAATTCACTAACATCATCGATGGCGTACAAGATGAAAATGTTAGGGTTGGCATGGTCGGCGCCAAACCGAAAGTTTCTATTGCGCAGGTTGCACGCTCGGCAAAATCAAAAGTTGCAGGCGCTTGGAACGATAAACAACAGCGCAACCTAGTTGAAAAGCAATTCACCGAAATTCACGCACTTACCGTAAAAAGTGAACGTGCACCGGCACCACTAGACGACTACCTTGCGGTTATTGGTGAGCTCAACGAATACCTGCTTGGCATTAGCGCTAGCCCCGATCCAGACGAAGCTGCATTTAATGCCGTACAAAAACGTTTTATGGGGCAAAGTGATGACCCTATTCGCAAATTACAACTCAAAGCTAAGCACGCACCAAGGCCTTTAAGTGGCTGGCTGAACAACCTGTCACGCAACTCTTGGCAATTACTGGTGGGCTACAGTAAACGCCATCTCGATCGCGCTTGGCGTTACCAAGTCGTGCCGGAATGTCAAAAGACCATTGATAACCGCTTTCCCTTCACGCCATCAAGTAGCCTAGATACCCACGCAATGGCCTTTAATGACTTCTTTGGCAATAGTGGCTCGCTACAAATGTTTTTCGACCAGTATTTAACCGACCTGATCGATCAACGCCGCTGGACACTCAAAACCGTCGATGGCATGACATTCCCCATTAGTTCGTCAACCTTGCGCCAACTAGAACGCGTACAAAGTATTCGCAAGGCCTTCTTTAGCGGTGGTGATGTTGCATCGGCACAACTACAAGTGACCCCGTCCAAACTGTCTTCAAATGTTCGCTTGTTTACACTAGAAATTGGCGGCACACCGATGTCTTACTCGCATGGCCCTCGCACGCCCAAGAATATTCGCTGGACTCTGGGCGAAACCACGCGCGCGCGCATTTTGTTTGAAGACTTAGACGAAGCCATCCATCAAATGCAATACGATGGCGACTGGGCTTGGTACCGTTTAATTGCCGATATGAAAAACAGCCCCTCAGGCAGAATTGGCGCACGCAAGATTACCTTCAAGCAAAACGGGCACGAAGCCACTTATCAATTTGTTAGCAATAGCGGCGAAGACCCTTTAGATATGACACTATTTACGCGTTTTAAATGCCCAGAATCTCTTTAA